From Chromatiales bacterium, one genomic window encodes:
- a CDS encoding bifunctional folylpolyglutamate synthase/dihydrofolate synthase, whose amino-acid sequence MPTRTLAEWLRWQESLSPHAVELGLERVGAVLERLDLEPPAGRVVTVAGTNGKGTTVTLLQDMLLAADRRPGLYTSPHLVHYNERIRICGAPVSDAGLVRAFERIEAVRGDVPLTYFEFGTLAAFGCFAEAHCDTWILEVGLGGRLDAVNVLAADLALITTIGLDHQDWLGETVEEIAAEKAGIMRPGRPAFYADQPVPAAIRNHAAETGTPLAVLGSDFSYHTTSEKLADGLRSWSWQGAAAGGIGGLKAPQYWSAAQYRDASLVLAALSVLEPALLAELAALNAVFAHSRPDGRFQQVCATHEWILDVAHNPQAATVLRAQLETLPSAAATTFVTTLLADKAVTPFVAVLAPIATRWIVAGIDDPRASSSERMCAGMAAAGIDDFEYAATPEAAFRLAERLTPPTGRIVVCGSFRIVAPALQWLGLY is encoded by the coding sequence ATGCCGACGAGAACCCTTGCGGAGTGGCTCCGGTGGCAGGAGTCCCTGAGTCCGCACGCTGTTGAGCTCGGTCTTGAGCGCGTCGGCGCAGTGCTGGAGCGTCTCGACCTTGAACCTCCAGCCGGCCGTGTCGTGACCGTGGCCGGAACCAATGGCAAGGGCACGACCGTGACCCTGTTGCAGGACATGCTGCTGGCGGCTGACCGCCGTCCCGGGCTCTATACCTCGCCCCATCTGGTGCACTACAACGAGCGTATCCGTATCTGCGGTGCGCCAGTCTCCGATGCCGGACTGGTGCGCGCCTTTGAGCGTATTGAGGCAGTGCGTGGCGATGTGCCGCTGACCTACTTTGAATTTGGCACGCTCGCGGCGTTCGGCTGTTTTGCGGAAGCTCATTGCGATACCTGGATTCTGGAGGTCGGTCTGGGCGGCCGTCTGGATGCAGTCAACGTACTGGCGGCCGATCTCGCGCTGATCACCACGATCGGGCTCGACCATCAGGACTGGCTGGGTGAAACGGTCGAGGAAATCGCCGCCGAGAAGGCCGGGATCATGCGACCGGGTCGACCGGCTTTCTATGCAGACCAGCCAGTGCCGGCTGCAATCAGGAATCATGCGGCGGAAACCGGTACACCGCTGGCGGTCCTGGGCAGTGACTTTTCCTACCACACCACCAGCGAGAAGCTGGCTGATGGCCTGCGTAGCTGGTCGTGGCAGGGTGCAGCTGCGGGAGGCATCGGGGGACTCAAGGCACCGCAATACTGGTCGGCTGCCCAGTATCGCGATGCCAGCCTGGTACTGGCAGCGCTGTCTGTACTCGAACCCGCATTGCTGGCCGAGCTCGCTGCCCTGAATGCCGTGTTTGCCCATTCCCGTCCGGACGGTCGTTTCCAGCAGGTATGTGCGACACATGAATGGATTCTGGATGTGGCACACAATCCGCAGGCAGCAACTGTACTCCGCGCACAACTCGAGACTCTGCCGAGCGCTGCCGCAACGACCTTCGTAACGACACTGCTGGCTGACAAGGCGGTAACGCCCTTTGTGGCTGTACTGGCACCGATTGCCACGCGCTGGATCGTCGCTGGTATCGACGACCCCCGGGCCAGCAGCAGCGAGCGCATGTGCGCAGGAATGGCAGCTGCGGGGATCGATGACTTTGAATATGCAGCGACGCCGGAGGCAGCATTCAGGCTGGCTGAGCGCCTGACGCCACCGACGGGCCGCATAGTGGTCTGCGGTTCGTTCCGCATTGTGGCGCCTGCCCTGCAGTGGCTTGGTTTATACTGA
- a CDS encoding CvpA family protein, which produces MNTVDYILVVLVAVSGLVGVLRGFIREALSVLVWILALWGAARFGGQMGTLLNGFLHEPALQLWAGRTLAFVGILFAGSLLGWLVGYLIRNSAVTGTDRVLGLLFGLARGLMAMILVVLVLKEGGFESESWWQRSKLIPYAAAAGEKFWALAGQQVKGLGEQAGVWF; this is translated from the coding sequence ATGAACACAGTCGACTACATTCTTGTCGTGCTGGTTGCGGTCTCCGGTCTGGTGGGTGTGCTGCGTGGCTTTATCCGCGAAGCCCTGTCGGTGCTGGTCTGGATACTGGCGCTGTGGGGCGCTGCCCGCTTTGGTGGTCAGATGGGGACACTGCTCAACGGCTTTCTGCACGAGCCAGCGCTGCAACTCTGGGCGGGCAGGACCCTGGCGTTTGTCGGGATATTGTTTGCCGGCAGCCTGCTCGGCTGGCTGGTGGGATACCTGATCCGCAACAGCGCCGTGACCGGTACTGACCGGGTGCTGGGACTGCTGTTTGGTCTGGCCCGCGGGCTTATGGCAATGATTCTGGTCGTGCTGGTGCTGAAGGAAGGCGGTTTTGAGTCTGAATCTTGGTGGCAACGGTCCAAGCTGATACCGTATGCCGCCGCAGCCGGCGAGAAGTTCTGGGCGCTGGCCGGGCAGCAGGTCAAGGGCCTGGGTGAGCAGGCAGGAGTCTGGTTCTAG
- the purF gene encoding amidophosphoribosyltransferase, whose product MCGIVGIVSHQPVNQGLYDALMVLQHRGQDAAGIVTDWNGTLCTRKKNGLVSDVFLQRHMEELRGNIGIGHCRYPTAGTLRSSEAQPFYVNSPYGIALAHNGNLTNSDELKALLIQQDRRHLNTGSDTEVLLNVFAHELQQQPAAELTPQAIFAAVAAVHRRCRGGYAVVALIIGYGIVAFRDPHGIRPVCLGRRETPDGIEHMVASESVAMDALGFKVVRDILPGEAVIIERDGRLHSKVCDLPRSYTPCIFEYVYFARPDSIIDRISVYKARLRMGERLAEKILRERPDHDIDVVIPIPDSSRTSALEVAHRLGVKYREGFIKNRYIGRTFIMPGQEMRRQSVRRKLNAIDLEFGDKNVLLVDDSVVRGTTSQQIIEMAREAGARRVYFASASPPVRFPNVYGIDMPAASELVASDRTEQQVQEFIGADWLVYQDLDDLIKAVHHDDAEITEFDTSCFSGEYVTGDVSPEYLSQLEQQRGDRAMSQRDSKRRRGPSGTDGAGAAPRLRTV is encoded by the coding sequence GTGTGTGGCATCGTCGGCATCGTCAGTCATCAGCCGGTCAATCAGGGACTGTATGACGCGCTGATGGTCTTGCAGCACCGCGGCCAGGATGCAGCCGGTATCGTCACAGACTGGAATGGCACTCTCTGTACGCGCAAGAAAAACGGGCTCGTCAGCGATGTTTTCCTGCAGCGGCACATGGAGGAATTGCGCGGCAACATCGGTATCGGTCACTGCCGCTATCCGACCGCGGGGACACTCAGGTCCAGTGAGGCCCAGCCCTTTTACGTCAACTCGCCGTATGGCATCGCCTTGGCGCACAACGGCAACCTGACAAACTCCGACGAACTGAAAGCCCTGCTGATCCAGCAGGATCGCCGCCATCTCAACACCGGCTCGGATACCGAAGTGCTGCTCAACGTGTTCGCCCATGAGCTTCAGCAGCAGCCAGCGGCAGAACTGACACCGCAGGCGATCTTTGCGGCGGTGGCCGCTGTGCACCGTCGCTGCCGCGGCGGCTATGCCGTAGTGGCGTTGATCATCGGCTATGGCATCGTGGCTTTCCGGGACCCTCACGGCATACGTCCGGTATGCCTCGGGCGCCGTGAAACGCCCGATGGCATCGAGCATATGGTGGCATCGGAGAGCGTGGCGATGGATGCGCTCGGTTTCAAGGTGGTGCGCGACATCCTGCCGGGTGAGGCCGTCATCATCGAGCGGGATGGTCGCCTGCACAGCAAGGTTTGTGACCTTCCGCGCAGCTATACGCCGTGCATCTTCGAGTACGTTTATTTTGCACGGCCGGACTCGATCATTGACCGCATCTCCGTCTACAAGGCGCGGTTGCGCATGGGTGAACGCCTGGCAGAGAAGATCCTGCGGGAACGACCGGACCACGATATCGACGTGGTTATCCCGATACCGGATTCGAGCCGCACCAGCGCGCTTGAGGTCGCGCACCGGCTGGGCGTCAAGTACCGCGAAGGCTTCATCAAGAACCGCTATATCGGCCGCACCTTCATCATGCCCGGTCAGGAAATGCGGCGACAGTCGGTGCGCCGCAAGCTGAACGCAATCGATCTGGAGTTTGGCGACAAGAACGTGCTGCTGGTCGATGACTCAGTGGTGCGTGGAACGACCTCCCAGCAGATCATCGAGATGGCCCGCGAAGCGGGTGCGCGACGGGTGTATTTTGCATCCGCCTCGCCGCCGGTCCGGTTCCCGAACGTATACGGTATCGATATGCCGGCCGCCAGCGAGCTGGTCGCGAGTGACCGAACCGAGCAGCAGGTACAGGAATTCATAGGTGCCGACTGGCTCGTCTACCAGGATCTCGACGATCTGATCAAGGCAGTCCACCACGATGACGCGGAGATCACCGAGTTTGATACGTCATGCTTTTCCGGTGAGTATGTA
- a CDS encoding SPOR domain-containing protein, with product MDRQLAERMVGAACLLAVLVLVVPSILDGNQHSEMAGEPVPAEVPDLRTHTLSLSNTERVPPVPQLRDVPGEPAGTLPPEESPADEIAAPLILNEAEPPAPSTVPEPARQAVVAAATDDAVARAPAPGKPAVADTGEWYVQLGSFSNRLNADGLARKLKAAGFNTTIRKSNNGSMSRVLVGPRADRDAAVALAEKLSGAGFKGQVTRL from the coding sequence ATGGACCGCCAGCTCGCTGAACGAATGGTTGGTGCCGCGTGTCTGCTCGCGGTTCTCGTTCTCGTCGTGCCCTCCATTCTGGATGGCAATCAGCATTCGGAAATGGCCGGGGAGCCGGTGCCGGCAGAAGTGCCTGATTTGCGTACGCATACGCTGAGTCTGAGCAATACGGAGCGTGTGCCGCCGGTACCGCAGTTGCGCGATGTTCCGGGCGAGCCCGCCGGAACGCTGCCGCCTGAAGAGTCACCTGCGGACGAGATCGCTGCGCCGCTGATTTTGAACGAGGCCGAGCCGCCGGCGCCATCCACGGTGCCAGAACCGGCAAGGCAGGCAGTTGTGGCGGCAGCCACGGACGACGCCGTCGCTCGGGCGCCGGCGCCGGGGAAGCCGGCCGTTGCCGATACCGGGGAGTGGTATGTGCAGCTGGGCAGCTTCTCAAACCGGCTGAATGCTGACGGTCTGGCCAGGAAGCTGAAGGCCGCGGGCTTCAATACGACGATCCGCAAGAGCAACAATGGCTCGATGTCTCGTGTGCTCGTGGGGCCGCGTGCCGACCGGGATGCCGCTGTCGCGCTGGCAGAAAAGCTTTCCGGCGCCGGTTTCAAGGGGCAGGTAACCAGGCTATAG
- the truA gene encoding tRNA pseudouridine(38-40) synthase TruA — protein MSHTISVIAQRLAAGVEYDGGEFFGWQVQSHARSIQSTLNAAISTVANEALTTAAAGRTDTGVHACGQVVHFDSIASRSEYAWLRGINSNLPADIAIQWVRAVPPDFHARYSALARTYRYVILNRPVRSALDRHRAWQLRTPLDAGLMQAAGSYLLGEHDFSSFRAAGCQSRSPVRRVEHLEVVRHGDYLVLEVRANGFLYHMVRNIVGSLVAVGSGEAEAGWISELLALKDRRAAAPTAPSSGLFLAAVHYPDAFGFPPPPSRPVWSADWRDR, from the coding sequence TTGCTGCCGGGGTTGAATACGACGGCGGTGAATTCTTCGGCTGGCAGGTCCAGAGCCATGCACGCAGCATTCAGTCCACGCTGAATGCTGCGATCAGTACCGTCGCCAACGAAGCCCTGACGACAGCCGCCGCCGGGCGTACCGATACCGGTGTGCACGCCTGCGGCCAGGTGGTGCATTTCGACTCCATCGCCAGTCGTTCCGAATATGCCTGGTTGCGCGGCATCAACAGCAATCTGCCCGCGGATATCGCGATCCAGTGGGTCAGGGCCGTACCACCGGATTTTCACGCGCGATACTCGGCACTGGCGCGCACCTACCGTTACGTGATTCTCAATCGTCCAGTGCGTTCCGCGCTTGATCGGCACCGTGCCTGGCAGTTGCGCACGCCGCTGGATGCCGGGCTGATGCAGGCCGCGGGCAGCTATCTGCTTGGCGAACATGATTTTTCTTCTTTCCGTGCGGCAGGCTGCCAGTCAAGGAGCCCGGTGCGCCGGGTGGAGCATCTGGAGGTCGTCCGGCACGGTGATTATCTGGTTCTCGAAGTGCGCGCCAATGGCTTTCTCTACCACATGGTGCGCAATATCGTTGGTTCGCTGGTCGCGGTGGGCAGTGGTGAGGCTGAGGCTGGCTGGATCAGCGAACTGCTGGCGCTGAAAGACCGGCGCGCGGCGGCGCCAACCGCGCCGTCATCGGGTCTTTTCCTTGCTGCCGTCCACTATCCGGATGCCTTCGGTTTCCCGCCGCCACCGTCCCGGCCGGTCTGGTCTGCCGATTGGCGTGATCGATGA
- a CDS encoding acetyl-CoA carboxylase carboxyltransferase subunit beta, whose protein sequence is MTWYEKVLPSRIKTERRTRSVPEGLWIKCPQCSAQLYRAELERNLHVCPKCSHHMRLVARDRLAVFLDAGSGKEIGEKLSPQDPLRFKDTKPYRARIAQAQKDTGERDALVAMSGLLKGQPVVVCAFEFRFMGGSMGSVVGEKFTRAAAYGRDHRAPLICFSASGGARMQEALYSLLQMAKTSGALASLSDARIPYISVLTDPTTGGVSASLAMLGDINIAEPNALIGFAGPRVIQQTVRETLPEGFQRSEFLLEHGALDMIVDRRQMRDEIAQLLAKLLKQAPPAVDLPA, encoded by the coding sequence ATGACCTGGTATGAAAAAGTCCTGCCCTCGCGGATCAAGACCGAGCGGCGGACACGTTCAGTGCCCGAGGGACTCTGGATCAAGTGCCCCCAGTGCAGCGCGCAGCTCTACCGTGCCGAGCTCGAGCGCAATCTCCATGTCTGTCCCAAGTGCAGCCATCATATGCGTCTGGTTGCGCGCGACAGGCTGGCAGTTTTTCTCGACGCGGGTTCCGGAAAGGAGATCGGCGAAAAGCTCAGTCCGCAGGATCCGCTGCGCTTCAAGGACACCAAGCCCTATCGGGCGCGTATCGCGCAGGCCCAGAAGGACACTGGTGAGCGCGATGCGCTGGTCGCGATGTCCGGTTTGCTCAAGGGGCAGCCCGTCGTTGTCTGCGCCTTCGAGTTTCGCTTCATGGGCGGGTCGATGGGCTCGGTGGTTGGCGAGAAATTCACGCGGGCTGCCGCATACGGTCGCGACCACCGCGCGCCACTGATCTGTTTTTCTGCCAGCGGCGGCGCCCGCATGCAGGAAGCCCTGTACTCGTTGCTGCAGATGGCCAAGACCAGCGGTGCCTTGGCCTCGCTCTCCGATGCGCGTATTCCCTATATCTCCGTGCTTACCGACCCGACTACCGGTGGTGTGTCGGCGAGCCTTGCCATGCTGGGTGACATCAATATTGCCGAGCCCAACGCCCTGATTGGTTTTGCCGGGCCGCGTGTGATTCAGCAGACGGTGAGGGAAACCCTGCCCGAGGGTTTCCAGCGCAGCGAGTTTCTGCTCGAACACGGCGCCCTGGACATGATTGTCGATCGTCGCCAGATGCGTGACGAGATTGCGCAGCTGCTCGCCAAGCTGCTCAAGCAGGCGCCGCCAGCCGTCGACCTGCCGGCCTGA